One stretch of Candidatus Hydrogenedentota bacterium DNA includes these proteins:
- a CDS encoding TolC family protein, with the protein MAQPLPETPSVPASPENPESVFVEGLVDLPPLPEWMPEARPVTIGTVSDGPVERAELRDTLQREIPALLEVTYDVSFPEAYALEGDWTMAGVEAHLDRLLREPKVDIVIAVGLMASANASLRGPLPKPVVAARVVDGELLGLPRDGGASGVRNLVYLTMPAPLRRDLEAFRDLVPFTKVAVLAARELIEGIPAIPANALQATEGLGLDIAVVPVDVSASEALAALPQGTEAVYVAPLLRMPGPEFEALVRGLIERRLPSFSLLGEAEVARGILLSLHPGADDTRLARRVALYVQRILDGEAPERLPVTFPEGGRLSLNMATARAIGYEPTYATLAEANLYQEDAQLALRELTLRGAVETALAANLELAAKQQAVEGGAQNIAAARALLKPHLGASTTGIMIDEDTATPYQPERSWTGSLTLQQLLYDDKVHANLEISRRLQEALRQDYAGLELDITQWAAVAYFNVLRAKTFERIQKNNLRLTRTHLGLSKVRQDVGTAGPGEVYRWESELAGARIEVTNATAMREAAEIDLNRILHLPQEEGFTTQEVGIDDELLLPVREFAVRYLDRPRSFDRFRDFMVRDGLTRSPELVQLDEGIAAQERFLAATKRAYYIPSVGLQAEAKRNLAFGGEGADASPLTGLFMPAPEEDTDWSIGLNASLPLYAGGARKAERLRAERKLEELHLQRSAVQEKIEERIRVAAHKAAASYMNIAGAQERKETARKNLDLVSESYARGRASAIDLLDAQNVALTAELAAAGSIYQFFIDLMELDRAIAYFGFMAGGEERASLRERIDTYFAEGEAAPAAP; encoded by the coding sequence TTGGCGCAGCCCTTGCCCGAAACACCGTCCGTTCCCGCGTCGCCCGAAAACCCGGAGAGTGTTTTCGTCGAGGGGTTGGTGGACCTGCCGCCCTTGCCGGAGTGGATGCCGGAGGCGCGTCCCGTGACGATAGGGACAGTGTCGGACGGTCCTGTCGAGCGGGCGGAACTGCGCGACACGCTGCAACGGGAGATTCCAGCGCTGCTGGAGGTGACCTATGACGTTTCCTTCCCCGAGGCGTATGCCTTGGAGGGAGACTGGACAATGGCGGGCGTCGAGGCGCACCTGGACCGTCTGCTGCGCGAACCGAAGGTGGACATTGTGATCGCTGTAGGCCTCATGGCTTCGGCGAATGCGTCGTTGCGCGGGCCGTTGCCGAAGCCGGTGGTCGCGGCGCGGGTGGTGGACGGCGAACTGCTGGGGCTGCCGCGTGACGGCGGCGCCAGTGGAGTCAGGAATCTGGTGTATCTGACCATGCCCGCGCCGTTGCGCCGCGACCTGGAGGCGTTCCGCGACCTGGTCCCGTTCACTAAGGTCGCCGTCCTGGCTGCGCGGGAACTCATCGAGGGTATTCCCGCGATTCCGGCCAATGCGCTGCAGGCAACGGAAGGGCTGGGGCTGGACATCGCGGTGGTCCCTGTCGACGTCTCGGCATCGGAAGCGCTGGCGGCGTTGCCGCAGGGTACGGAGGCCGTATACGTGGCTCCGCTCTTGCGCATGCCCGGCCCGGAATTCGAAGCCTTGGTGCGCGGATTGATTGAGCGCAGACTGCCCAGCTTCTCGTTGCTGGGCGAAGCCGAGGTTGCCCGCGGCATCTTGTTGTCCTTGCACCCCGGGGCGGACGACACGCGCCTGGCGCGGCGCGTGGCGCTGTACGTGCAGCGGATTCTGGACGGGGAAGCTCCGGAACGCCTGCCCGTCACGTTTCCGGAGGGCGGGCGGCTTTCGTTGAACATGGCGACGGCGCGCGCCATTGGCTATGAGCCGACATATGCGACTCTGGCGGAAGCGAACCTGTATCAGGAGGACGCTCAGCTTGCGCTGCGCGAACTCACCTTGCGCGGCGCGGTCGAGACGGCCCTGGCGGCGAATCTGGAGCTGGCGGCGAAACAGCAGGCCGTGGAAGGCGGCGCGCAGAACATCGCGGCGGCGCGCGCCCTGCTGAAGCCGCACCTGGGCGCGTCTACAACGGGAATCATGATTGACGAGGATACGGCGACGCCGTACCAGCCGGAGCGGAGCTGGACGGGTTCGCTTACCCTGCAGCAACTGCTGTACGATGACAAGGTCCACGCGAATCTGGAAATATCGAGGCGGCTTCAGGAAGCGTTGCGCCAGGATTACGCGGGACTGGAACTGGACATAACGCAATGGGCGGCGGTCGCGTACTTCAATGTGCTGCGCGCGAAAACCTTTGAACGCATCCAGAAGAACAACCTGCGCCTGACCCGCACTCATCTCGGACTCTCGAAAGTGCGGCAGGACGTCGGCACGGCGGGTCCCGGCGAAGTCTACCGATGGGAGAGCGAGCTCGCGGGCGCGCGCATTGAAGTGACCAACGCGACAGCCATGCGCGAGGCCGCTGAGATTGACCTCAACCGTATCCTGCACCTGCCACAGGAGGAGGGGTTCACGACGCAGGAAGTCGGCATCGACGATGAACTGCTGTTGCCCGTGCGCGAATTTGCGGTGCGTTATCTCGACCGGCCCCGGAGTTTCGACCGCTTCCGCGATTTCATGGTGCGCGACGGACTGACCCGGTCCCCGGAACTCGTGCAACTGGACGAAGGCATCGCCGCGCAGGAACGTTTTCTCGCCGCCACCAAACGGGCGTACTACATTCCGTCCGTCGGGTTACAGGCTGAGGCAAAACGCAATCTTGCCTTCGGCGGCGAGGGCGCGGACGCGTCGCCGCTGACGGGACTCTTCATGCCCGCGCCGGAGGAGGACACGGACTGGTCCATCGGGTTGAATGCGTCGCTGCCGTTGTATGCCGGGGGCGCGCGGAAAGCGGAGCGGCTTCGAGCAGAGAGAAAACTCGAGGAATTGCACCTGCAGCGCAGCGCCGTGCAGGAGAAGATTGAGGAGCGTATCCGCGTTGCCGCGCACAAGGCCGCCGCGTCTTATATGAATATCGCGGGCGCGCAGGAGCGCAAGGAAACGGCCCGCAAGAACCTCGACCTCGTGAGCGAGAGCTACGCGCGCGGCAGGGCTTCCGCGATTGACTTGCTCGATGCGCAGAATGTCGCGCTTACCGCCGAACTGGCGGCCGCCGGGTCCATCTACCAGTTCTTCATCGACCTGATGGAACTCGACCGGGCCATCGCCTACTTCGGGTTCATGGCGGGCGGCGAAGAGCGGGCATCATTGCGCGAGCGAATCGACACTTACTTCGCGGAAGGCGAGGCTGCACCCGCCGCGCCCTGA
- a CDS encoding NAD(P)H-hydrate epimerase, whose protein sequence is MRTLTTAQIREADRRCIEDIGIPGAVLMNNAGMAVYGHLPPTGPAGIVCGKGNNGGDGYVVARLALLAGRDARVVLVARPEQVAGDAATFLRVFQRLGGVVQAVDDERAAARAVRGLAGCAVLVDALLGTGISGIVRGPIRAAIEAWPKAHTVAVDIPSGLDADTGQPCGCAVRADATVTFQFAKRGFLAPEAQPYLGRLVVADIGIPECCAEGF, encoded by the coding sequence GTGCGAACATTGACAACGGCGCAAATTCGCGAGGCGGACCGGCGTTGTATCGAGGACATCGGCATCCCCGGCGCCGTATTGATGAATAACGCCGGCATGGCCGTTTACGGGCACTTGCCGCCAACCGGACCCGCGGGGATTGTGTGCGGCAAGGGCAACAACGGCGGCGACGGCTATGTTGTAGCGCGCCTCGCGCTGCTCGCGGGCAGAGATGCGCGCGTCGTGCTCGTGGCGCGGCCCGAACAGGTCGCGGGAGACGCCGCCACGTTTCTACGCGTGTTCCAGCGCCTCGGCGGCGTGGTGCAGGCCGTCGACGACGAGCGCGCCGCGGCACGGGCCGTACGGGGCCTGGCCGGGTGCGCGGTGCTCGTGGACGCCCTGCTCGGCACCGGGATCAGCGGCATTGTGCGCGGCCCCATCCGCGCGGCCATCGAGGCGTGGCCCAAGGCGCATACCGTTGCGGTGGACATTCCCTCGGGGCTCGACGCCGACACGGGCCAGCCTTGCGGCTGCGCCGTGCGCGCGGATGCCACGGTCACGTTCCAATTTGCCAAGCGCGGGTTTCTCGCGCCGGAGGCGCAACCCTATTTAGGGCGTCTTGTCGTGGCCGATATCGGCATTCCGGAATGCTGCGCGGAAGGGTTTTAA
- a CDS encoding DUF998 domain-containing protein, whose protein sequence is MLMETVKRFLSGRHRPAEIRWHLAALAVVYWGLVFGAWLGYPAEHDYSVKTHTLSALGSFDDRHNPEYFWLFSVAMVYCGLAMTPVILYIRRRVMEVSRRGARLGAFFFLVGCAAIVLTGLFPDARGTVIGSLQWREIHENVAVLIAVGFSLGVVWHGALLLRDKLKRRTFAERGTHPYLRLVGPFILCVPVFVAVGLKIEWASVYAAIHAAARASGNEIETCLKAAVHGLESYPLLEHVSIWALTIFVIWFASALPPEGGQEAREDAPGAAGCTE, encoded by the coding sequence ATGCTGATGGAAACGGTGAAACGGTTCTTGTCGGGCCGGCACAGGCCGGCGGAGATTCGCTGGCATCTGGCGGCTCTTGCAGTGGTGTACTGGGGGTTGGTGTTTGGCGCGTGGCTGGGATATCCGGCAGAGCACGACTATTCGGTCAAAACCCACACGTTGAGCGCGTTGGGCAGTTTCGACGACCGGCACAACCCGGAGTACTTCTGGCTGTTTTCCGTAGCGATGGTCTATTGCGGGCTGGCCATGACCCCGGTCATTCTGTATATCCGCCGGCGGGTCATGGAGGTCTCGCGCCGGGGGGCGCGGCTGGGCGCGTTCTTCTTCCTGGTGGGCTGCGCCGCCATCGTGCTGACGGGCTTGTTCCCGGATGCCCGCGGGACCGTTATCGGGAGTCTGCAATGGCGGGAGATTCATGAAAATGTGGCCGTCCTGATTGCTGTGGGCTTCTCGCTGGGCGTGGTCTGGCATGGCGCGCTGCTGCTTCGGGACAAGCTCAAGAGAAGAACCTTTGCGGAACGGGGTACGCACCCGTATCTGAGACTGGTGGGGCCCTTCATCTTATGCGTGCCGGTGTTTGTGGCCGTGGGTTTAAAGATCGAATGGGCATCCGTCTATGCGGCGATACACGCGGCCGCGCGTGCGTCTGGAAACGAAATCGAGACCTGTTTGAAGGCTGCGGTGCACGGGCTGGAATCTTACCCGCTGTTGGAGCATGTGTCCATCTGGGCGTTGACAATCTTCGTGATCTGGTTTGCATCCGCATTGCCCCCCGAGGGCGGCCAGGAAGCGCGGGAGGACGCCCCCGGGGCCGCGGGCTGCACGGAGTAA
- a CDS encoding TIGR02452 family protein, producing MPPRVSRIHWPVFRQTAAGAFACGRETSATSQSSDRIAAETPGSSHVRKVQQIRIQQAEETVAIARSGEYLTPSGKRVDLKAAIAQAVRGTCAYPPDREPEQTRWEPVETRFEVVSETTLAAARRLVRLGRSAVLLNFASAKNVGGGFLNGAQAQEESIVRSSALYVCLKGQPMYGFHRRLKDFLYTDYAIYSPAVPFFRDDDGMLLEDPLRAGVITAPAVNAGALDPARKDEVLPAMARRIRKVLGIGLAKGHDTIILGAWGCGVFRNDPVQIARLFKQALLQEFAGAYAHVTFAVCDSSPARRHIAPFEAEFGPVSA from the coding sequence ATGCCTCCGCGCGTTTCCCGTATCCATTGGCCCGTTTTTCGCCAGACCGCCGCAGGGGCATTTGCCTGCGGCCGCGAAACGAGTGCCACATCGCAGTCCTCTGATAGAATCGCCGCGGAAACACCCGGGAGCAGTCACGTGCGCAAAGTGCAGCAAATCCGCATTCAACAGGCAGAAGAGACAGTGGCCATCGCCCGGTCGGGCGAGTATTTGACGCCGTCGGGCAAGCGGGTCGACCTGAAGGCCGCAATCGCGCAGGCCGTGCGGGGAACCTGCGCCTATCCTCCCGACAGGGAACCCGAGCAAACGCGCTGGGAGCCCGTTGAGACCAGGTTTGAAGTCGTCAGTGAAACAACGCTCGCGGCGGCCCGGCGGCTGGTCAGGCTCGGCCGCAGCGCTGTGCTTCTGAATTTTGCGTCGGCCAAGAACGTTGGCGGAGGCTTTCTCAACGGGGCGCAGGCGCAGGAGGAAAGCATCGTGCGGTCTTCCGCGCTCTATGTCTGCCTGAAGGGCCAGCCCATGTACGGATTCCACCGGCGGCTCAAGGATTTTCTCTACACCGATTACGCGATCTATTCCCCCGCGGTGCCGTTCTTTCGCGATGATGACGGCATGCTGCTGGAAGACCCCCTCCGCGCCGGCGTGATTACGGCTCCGGCGGTCAATGCCGGCGCGCTGGACCCTGCGCGTAAAGACGAGGTGTTGCCGGCCATGGCCCGGCGGATACGCAAGGTCCTGGGCATAGGATTGGCCAAAGGGCACGACACCATCATCCTGGGCGCTTGGGGGTGCGGCGTGTTCAGAAATGACCCGGTGCAAATAGCCCGTTTATTCAAGCAGGCGCTTCTGCAGGAATTCGCGGGCGCGTATGCTCACGTTACGTTTGCCGTGTGCGACTCCTCGCCGGCAAGGCGGCATATCGCGCCTTTTGAGGCGGAATTCGGCCCGGTTTCCGCCTGA
- a CDS encoding DedA family protein, whose translation MFVLMRRAYDWVLSWAGTPYGAIALAVLSFAEASFFPIPPDVLLIALCIGRREKSMWYAGVCAAASLFGGIFGYIIGWGFWEAADQFFYTYVFSESSFASVQSYYQQYDFWIVFIAAFTPIPYKIITIAAGVCEINLAMFLVASITGRSMRFYLVAGLIYYFGAPIKNFIETRFNTLTVVFVVLLIAGFAALKYFRHDTPESTPPGERNVPSVQEQQPPGPPHAQTSHAGSPGGESFAFPPRMLARSARQTHEARVAERYVRCCLAESRAQR comes from the coding sequence ATGTTTGTCTTAATGCGGCGGGCCTATGACTGGGTCCTGAGCTGGGCTGGAACGCCTTACGGCGCTATCGCGCTGGCCGTGTTGTCGTTCGCGGAAGCGAGCTTCTTCCCGATCCCGCCGGACGTGCTGCTCATCGCGCTATGCATCGGCAGGCGCGAGAAATCGATGTGGTACGCGGGCGTGTGCGCAGCGGCTTCGCTGTTCGGCGGCATCTTTGGCTACATCATCGGCTGGGGCTTCTGGGAAGCCGCCGACCAGTTCTTCTACACCTACGTCTTCTCCGAGAGCAGTTTCGCCTCGGTACAGTCGTATTACCAACAATATGACTTCTGGATCGTATTCATCGCGGCGTTTACCCCAATCCCGTACAAGATCATCACCATCGCGGCGGGCGTATGCGAAATCAATCTCGCGATGTTCCTGGTCGCCTCCATCACCGGCCGCTCAATGCGCTTCTATCTCGTGGCGGGGCTCATCTACTACTTTGGCGCGCCGATCAAGAACTTCATTGAAACCCGCTTCAACACCCTCACCGTCGTGTTCGTGGTTCTGTTGATCGCGGGTTTCGCCGCGCTGAAGTACTTCCGGCACGATACGCCGGAGAGCACGCCGCCCGGTGAGCGGAACGTCCCCTCCGTTCAGGAACAGCAGCCCCCCGGGCCGCCGCACGCGCAAACTTCACATGCAGGGAGCCCTGGCGGCGAGAGCTTTGCGTTCCCGCCGCGGATGTTAGCTCGTTCAGCGCGCCAAACGCACGAGGCCCGAGTAGCCGAGCGGTACGTACGCTGTTGTCTCGCCGAATCGCGCGCGCAACGGTGA
- the surE gene encoding 5'/3'-nucleotidase SurE — protein sequence MTQPLILATNDDGIRAPGLEALVEALRPLGEVVVYAPDRQQSAVGHGVSLHKPLRVAPLREGWFMVDGTPTDCVMLAIRRLLGRRPNLVVSGVNPGANLGDDVTYSGTVAGAYEGMLQRVPAFAISNVGYRPQYIETAAAFAGKLARYVLDCGLPEDTVLNVNVPDLPYGQLAGAAITRMGRRHYQDEIIERRDPRGQMYYWIGGPEPTHYPEEGTDFEAIEKGVISVTPLHRDLTHHAALHRFYDPRIEL from the coding sequence ATGACCCAACCTCTGATTCTTGCCACGAATGACGATGGTATCCGTGCGCCCGGTCTCGAGGCGTTGGTCGAGGCGTTGCGTCCGCTCGGCGAAGTGGTCGTTTACGCGCCCGACCGGCAGCAAAGCGCCGTGGGTCACGGCGTTTCGCTGCACAAGCCGCTGCGTGTCGCGCCGCTGCGCGAGGGCTGGTTCATGGTGGACGGCACGCCGACGGATTGCGTCATGCTGGCCATACGGCGGCTGCTCGGGCGGCGCCCAAACCTCGTGGTTTCCGGAGTGAACCCGGGCGCGAACCTCGGCGATGACGTAACCTACTCCGGCACGGTTGCGGGCGCGTATGAGGGCATGTTGCAGCGCGTGCCCGCCTTCGCTATCTCAAACGTGGGCTACCGGCCGCAATACATTGAGACGGCGGCCGCATTTGCGGGCAAGCTTGCGCGTTACGTGCTCGACTGCGGCCTGCCCGAGGACACCGTGCTGAACGTAAACGTGCCGGACCTGCCGTACGGGCAATTGGCCGGCGCGGCAATCACGCGCATGGGCCGGCGGCATTATCAGGACGAGATCATCGAGCGCCGCGACCCGCGCGGCCAGATGTACTATTGGATCGGCGGGCCCGAACCGACGCATTACCCGGAAGAGGGCACGGATTTCGAGGCGATCGAGAAGGGCGTGATCAGCGTGACGCCGCTGCACCGCGACCTGACGCACCACGCGGCGCTGCACCGTTTCTATGACCCGAGGATTGAACTGTGA
- a CDS encoding alpha-mannosidase, with translation MNSRWLVVLLAISAAWVAAGDEKAAPSRNVHAFYYTWYGNPQTDGAWRHWDHEVILREGGGAHHRPPDDIGANFYPEMGLYSSNSRADTARHMAQLRDAGAGVVAVTWWGRGDYSDEALETVFAAAASCNMQVCFHIEPFPGRNAATTRDALVYLLDKYGGHPALFRDPARGNRTMVYLYDSYLTTPAEWATVFGRDGACTVRGTEHDVLAIGLWVKAADGPALVSAGFDGFYTYFASDGFVFGSTLANWPALGSFARGNGLLFIPSVGPGYCDTRIRPWNDANTRARERGAYYDRAFEAALAATPDFISITSFNEWHEGTQIEPAIPKRTKAFTYLDYEGLPPSYYLDRTAYWVHRWDMERMGAP, from the coding sequence ATGAATTCGAGATGGCTGGTCGTGCTGCTGGCAATATCGGCGGCGTGGGTGGCGGCGGGGGATGAGAAGGCGGCGCCGTCGCGCAACGTGCATGCCTTCTATTACACGTGGTATGGCAACCCACAAACGGACGGCGCATGGCGGCACTGGGACCACGAGGTGATTCTCCGAGAAGGGGGAGGGGCGCACCACCGGCCGCCGGACGACATCGGCGCCAATTTCTACCCGGAGATGGGCCTGTACAGCTCGAACAGCCGCGCGGACACGGCGCGGCACATGGCCCAGTTGCGGGACGCGGGCGCCGGCGTCGTGGCCGTCACGTGGTGGGGGCGCGGTGATTACTCGGACGAGGCTCTGGAAACGGTATTCGCCGCCGCCGCGTCCTGCAATATGCAGGTCTGTTTCCACATCGAGCCGTTCCCCGGCCGGAACGCCGCCACGACGCGTGACGCGCTGGTCTATCTGCTGGACAAATACGGCGGCCATCCCGCGCTCTTTCGCGACCCCGCGCGCGGTAACCGGACCATGGTCTATCTGTACGACTCCTATCTCACGACGCCGGCGGAGTGGGCGACCGTTTTCGGCAGAGACGGCGCATGCACGGTCCGGGGGACGGAGCACGATGTGCTGGCCATTGGCCTCTGGGTAAAGGCAGCCGACGGCCCGGCGCTGGTGAGTGCGGGTTTTGACGGATTCTACACGTATTTCGCCAGCGATGGGTTCGTCTTCGGTTCAACCTTGGCGAACTGGCCCGCGCTCGGGTCCTTTGCGCGGGGAAACGGGCTCCTGTTCATCCCGAGCGTGGGGCCGGGCTACTGCGACACGCGCATCCGCCCGTGGAATGACGCGAATACGCGCGCTCGAGAGAGAGGCGCGTATTACGACCGCGCATTCGAGGCGGCTCTCGCGGCAACTCCGGACTTCATTTCGATTACGTCGTTCAACGAGTGGCACGAAGGTACGCAAATCGAGCCGGCCATTCCCAAGCGCACGAAGGCGTTTACCTACCTCGACTACGAAGGGCTGCCGCCGTCCTACTACCTCGACCGCACGGCCTATTGGGTCCACCGCTGGGACATGGAACGGATGGGTGCGCCGTGA
- a CDS encoding beta-propeller domain-containing protein yields the protein MSCRGVLVVSLFAVGVLTGCPSWWNPQHFSFLSADPYRNSNMTDGPPYGQPGGVDDSSGEEGEAEREVVEPDVIRRDGNWLYVLNQYRGLSIVDLDSETLVSQAPTYGYPRDLYLVGDRAYVLVAYAGGVVTVGDALSYDIESRVYVLDVADPSKPAIIGEFDLAGDFVDSRLVGDVLYAISAEYQWAWVDDVVMKTKSSSSWVTSLNVADPEHIYQADQMSFEGYGDVIQATNFALFVAASDWNTGDSVITYLDISDPAGLIEVRDAIQVHGQVADRFKMDAYNGVLRVVSNTWWPQRDVFVTTVDLANPDELLVMGQATIPDAAGETLFATRFDGPRAYVVTYFVQDPLFVLDLSDPANPVVAGLLEVPGWSTHIEPRGDRLIALGVDDVDGRRVKVSMYDVSDPAAPAEVDTVSFGEGWSWSSAFEDVKAFTVLDDMLVVPFSGWSEGAGGFDRLQFVGWTPGSLEEYGYVDVDGQILRSFAYSDAFYGVTTEQLAVIDASDPNAPEVTNRITLAEYVADFQELSDGLGVEVVSRFDDATTAVRTVDAAGAALGEIKLDVYNVANTFVYGQELVLVATDWDETSSFYRVVIVNCTDPATPVVRVDQRVDVVPFWGWGYGWDGPPMADGAADAPGAAEGSAGSATEKSMPYAYWWYPWYQPSETVFKTGGQLALRCTSASYDVVFGGGQPSEGIAVFDLQSGAWVRTIGLAYDFVVSLNSVGERLYLSTKETAGTTFFGQPLAAYFMRELDIAAPVAGPAANVPGEYVNYDLVRDLLLVRDYQYELSGDIAQSVKCVRWDGGEAVELLDTFALPGSMNSLLARGAWVYVEQYGSACEVLGLRVTAGGDIEAGPKIKVSDGWVRLTDADDAKLYVDAGGRALARYDFADGGALADLTQVMSSPLRARFGETTAYVPLGYSGLVRLAR from the coding sequence ATGTCATGCCGTGGCGTGCTTGTGGTCTCTCTGTTCGCTGTGGGTGTGTTGACAGGGTGTCCGTCCTGGTGGAACCCGCAGCATTTCTCTTTCCTGAGCGCCGATCCCTACCGAAATTCAAACATGACCGACGGGCCGCCCTACGGTCAGCCGGGCGGCGTGGATGATTCCTCGGGCGAGGAAGGCGAGGCCGAACGGGAGGTGGTCGAGCCCGATGTCATCCGGCGGGACGGCAACTGGCTGTATGTCCTCAACCAGTACCGCGGCCTGAGCATCGTCGACCTCGACAGCGAGACGCTTGTTTCGCAGGCGCCCACGTACGGTTATCCGCGTGACCTGTACCTGGTCGGGGACCGCGCCTATGTGCTGGTCGCCTACGCGGGCGGCGTGGTGACGGTGGGAGATGCCTTGAGTTACGACATAGAGTCGCGGGTCTACGTTCTCGACGTGGCAGACCCGTCGAAGCCAGCCATCATCGGGGAATTCGACCTTGCGGGGGACTTCGTGGACAGCCGGCTCGTCGGAGACGTGCTGTACGCCATCAGCGCGGAGTATCAATGGGCGTGGGTTGACGACGTGGTGATGAAAACAAAAAGCAGTTCTTCGTGGGTGACCAGCCTCAATGTGGCGGACCCGGAACACATCTATCAAGCGGACCAGATGAGCTTCGAAGGCTATGGTGACGTGATTCAGGCGACGAATTTCGCCCTTTTCGTCGCTGCGTCGGACTGGAATACGGGAGATTCGGTCATCACGTACCTTGACATCAGCGACCCGGCGGGGCTCATTGAGGTGCGCGATGCCATTCAGGTGCACGGGCAGGTGGCGGACCGTTTCAAGATGGACGCGTACAATGGCGTGCTGCGCGTGGTCTCGAATACCTGGTGGCCCCAGCGCGATGTCTTCGTAACGACCGTGGACCTGGCGAATCCGGATGAACTGCTGGTGATGGGTCAAGCGACTATCCCGGACGCCGCGGGCGAAACGCTGTTCGCCACCCGCTTCGATGGGCCGCGCGCCTATGTCGTAACGTACTTCGTGCAGGACCCGCTGTTTGTGCTCGACCTCTCAGACCCGGCGAACCCGGTTGTGGCGGGTCTGCTCGAGGTGCCGGGCTGGTCCACGCATATCGAACCGCGGGGCGACCGCCTGATTGCGCTGGGCGTCGACGACGTGGACGGCCGCCGCGTCAAGGTCAGCATGTATGACGTGAGCGACCCTGCCGCTCCCGCGGAAGTCGACACGGTCAGTTTCGGCGAGGGGTGGTCGTGGTCGAGCGCGTTCGAAGACGTGAAGGCGTTCACCGTGCTCGACGACATGCTCGTCGTGCCGTTCAGTGGGTGGAGCGAAGGCGCGGGCGGGTTCGACCGGCTCCAGTTCGTGGGCTGGACGCCCGGCAGCCTGGAAGAGTATGGCTACGTGGACGTGGACGGGCAGATCCTGCGCTCATTCGCCTATAGCGACGCCTTCTATGGCGTGACGACGGAGCAGTTGGCCGTTATCGATGCGTCGGACCCGAACGCGCCGGAAGTCACGAACCGCATTACTCTGGCTGAATACGTGGCGGATTTTCAGGAACTAAGCGACGGCCTGGGCGTGGAAGTGGTCTCGCGTTTTGACGACGCCACGACGGCCGTGCGCACGGTCGACGCCGCGGGCGCGGCCTTGGGCGAAATCAAACTCGACGTCTACAACGTGGCGAATACGTTTGTTTATGGGCAAGAATTGGTGTTGGTGGCCACGGACTGGGACGAAACGTCCTCCTTCTACCGTGTGGTTATCGTGAATTGCACCGACCCGGCTACGCCCGTTGTGCGCGTCGACCAACGTGTCGATGTGGTTCCGTTCTGGGGCTGGGGGTACGGCTGGGACGGCCCCCCGATGGCCGACGGCGCGGCGGACGCGCCGGGCGCCGCGGAAGGGTCCGCGGGTTCCGCCACGGAAAAGAGCATGCCGTATGCCTATTGGTGGTATCCGTGGTATCAGCCTTCTGAAACGGTCTTCAAGACGGGCGGCCAACTTGCGTTGCGATGCACGAGCGCTTCTTATGACGTGGTCTTTGGCGGCGGTCAGCCCTCGGAGGGTATCGCCGTATTCGACCTCCAGTCGGGCGCGTGGGTGCGCACGATCGGCCTGGCCTATGACTTCGTAGTGAGCCTGAACAGCGTTGGCGAACGGTTGTACCTGAGCACGAAGGAGACGGCGGGCACCACCTTTTTTGGACAGCCTCTTGCCGCCTATTTCATGCGCGAACTGGACATCGCGGCCCCGGTGGCCGGTCCCGCCGCGAATGTGCCTGGCGAGTATGTGAATTATGACCTGGTCCGCGACCTGCTCCTGGTGCGCGACTACCAATACGAACTGAGCGGCGACATCGCGCAGAGCGTTAAGTGCGTGCGCTGGGATGGCGGCGAGGCGGTGGAACTGCTGGACACGTTTGCGCTGCCCGGCTCCATGAACAGCTTGCTGGCCCGGGGCGCCTGGGTGTATGTGGAGCAGTACGGCAGCGCCTGCGAGGTTCTGGGGTTGCGAGTCACGGCAGGCGGCGATATCGAAGCGGGCCCGAAGATCAAAGTCTCGGACGGGTGGGTGCGTCTGACCGATGCGGATGACGCGAAACTCTACGTGGACGCGGGCGGCCGCGCGCTGGCCCGCTATGATTTTGCCGACGGCGGCGCGCTTGCCGATCTGACGCAGGTCATGAGTTCACCGTTGCGCGCGCGATTCGGCGAGACAACAGCGTACGTACCGCTCGGCTACTCGGGCCTCGTGCGTTTGGCGCGCTGA